Genomic window (Ferrovibrio sp. MS7):
TATGGCACTGGACTACGTGTCGCAGGTGTCTGAGTTTCTCGAGATCCCGATCATCTATGTCGCCGGCAATCACGAATTCTATAAGGGCAGCTTGCTCGAGGATATTGAGGAGCTGCGATTAGGTGCCGCACGACATCGAGATTCCGGTCGAGAGGTGCATTTCCTCGAGCAGGAAGTCGCCATTATTAGTGGGACCCGCTTCGTCGGCGCCACCCTTTGGACAGACTATGAAATCCTCGGCGCAGACCGGGCCACTGCAGCAATGTCGAATGCCGGAGAATGTCTAAACGATCACAGGCTCATCGCACTGCAGGGCCGAACGTTCAGACCAATTGATGCGCTCCAGATCCACGAAACAACCCGCACCTGGCTGGAAGAGACGCTGTCCCATGAATTTGCAGGTCCAACCGTTGTCGTGACGCATCATGCACCGGCGCTCGGTTCAATTGCGACCGCCTATAAGGATGACATGATTTCGGCAGCTTACGTGTCCGACCTGTCGGACATAATCGAACATTATCAACCCGCCGCCTGGCTGCACGGCCATACGCATTTCAGTTTCAACTATAAAATTGGCCGAACAGTTCTTGCCTGCAATCCGCGGGGATATCCGTCGCGTGGATCAAGTCGGACCCAAGAGAACGGGGCATTCTCATCAGGTTTCACGATTAATATCGCCACGCTCGAGGCTCAGTAAATCATCGCAAAAAAGGCCATAAAAATGAATAGGCGAAACCTATATAGCCTTGTTTTGATAGCACTTGGAGTGTTGTGCTTCTATTGCGCCCATCACTTCTTGAATTCAGAGTTGCGGACTGTTTCCATTGATCGATGGGGAAATCTTTCTCCCTCATACATCTTCATGACTCTGATTTTTCTTGCTTGTTTGCTGGGCTGCCATTCCGCCGCATTGGGCCTAGGGCCTGCACTCACAGAGCGTAAACTCAAAGCTAGTGATTATGTTTGGCTGTTCGCGGTGATCTTTGGATTGCCGATGAAGTTCCACACATTGGTGGAGCCGAACGTGCATTATGAAAGGTTTGAGCTAGTAGGATTGGTGCTGATATGCTTTGGTTTATCAGTCAGATTAACCAGAGTGACTGTAGAAGTTTTTAGGTGGAACCGCTGCTAGACACCGAGAGTGAGCGGTTAGATATTTAATGAACTACACTTCTCTGAAGGACTGACGAGTTATTTTTTATCCGCATCGCTTAAATACTGCTGTCGGAAGCCACGTTAGGTGACAATTTTTGTGCCGCTTCCAACGGCTGCGCAACTCTCACCAAATCCGTCAGCCAGGCTGCCATTGCCCAATGCGTCAACTTCCATCGTAAAATAGAACACAACCCAATAGTCTTCAATTTTATGGCGCTTTCCCATCTGGAATAATTGCCTTCTTCATGCTACACAACTCAAAGGTCCGCAGCATGAAGAAGGCAGGCTAGCTGCTGTTGCGCGGTCGCCGCCAGGACGAGCTCCTACGGCTGCTAAAACCGGGGAGGTGATCGGTGATCCTGACGGACAATGAAACCAGGGTTGACCTCCTCAACAACGAGGCGATCGCGGCAACCATCATCAAACTCCTCCGCGACCGACCTGATCAGCCGGTCACCGTGGGTGTCCATGGTGATTGGGGCGCAGGCAAATCCAGTGTACTGGAAATGATCGATGCCGGCTTCAATGGCGAGGCCAAGGTCCTCTGCTTGAAGTTCAACGGTTGGCGCTTCCAGGGATTTGAAGACGCCAAAATCGCCCTCATCGAGGGTATCGTCACTGGCCTCATCGAAAAGCGCCCCGCTTTGACCAAGACCGGCGAGGCGGTCAAGGATATCTTTCGACGAATCGACTGGCTCAAGGTCGCGAAGAAGGCCGGCGGGCTCGCCTTCACCGCTTTCACAGGAATTCCAACACCGGATCAAATTCAGACCATCGTAGGAACGCTGGAAGGTTTCCTCGCCGACCCGACGAAACTCGCCAGCAAGGGCAATCTCGAAGCCACCGTCGAAGGCGTGAAGGGCCTGCTGAAGCCGAAGGGTGAAGGCGACTCGACCAATGTCCCCGAGGAAATCAACGCGTTCCGGAAGGCCTTCGACGACCTCCTCGACAAAGCTGGCGTCGAGCAGCTTGTTGTCCTGATCGATGACCTGGATCGCTGCCTCCCGGATACCGCGATCGAGACGTTGGAGGCTGTGCGCCTCTTCGTCTTCACGTCGCGCACCGCCTTCGTCGTCGCCGCCGACGAGGCGATGATCGAGTATGCGGTGCGCAAGCACTTCCCCGATCTGCCAGACACCACCGGCCCACAGACATACGCTCGGAACTATCTTGAAAAGCTCATCCAGGTGCCCTTCCGCATCCCGGCACTCGGCGACACGGAAACGCGGATTTATGTAACACTCCTCCTCGTCGGCTCAGAACTCGGCGAGGACGATGTCGCCTTCAACGCCTTGATCAAGGTCGCTCGCGAACGACTGAAGCGCCCCTGGACTTCGGGAGCGCTTGATGCGGCCACGGTAAGAGCCACACTCGGCGACAAGGCTTCGCGCGCCAACAACGCGTTGGCACTCAGCGATCAGATCGGACCGATTCTAGCGAGCGGCACTAAGGGCAACCCGCGTCAGATCAAGCGGTTTCTCAACACACTAATGCTGCGGCAACGCACTGCCGAAGCACGGGGGTTCGGCGACGACGTCAAGCTGCCGGTGCTTGCGAAGTTAATGCTTGCCGAGCGGTTTCTCCCACGTCTCTTCGACCAGATTGCCGCAGCCGCCGCAGCGGCAGCGGACGGAAAATGCCCGGACCTGTCCACGCTCGAAACTGTGGCAACTGCCAAAGCAGACCCGAAACCCGCCGTCAAACTGGAGAAGGCCACTGCCAAGGGCACCGATGCCGCGAAGCTGGCGCCCAAACTGGAAGCGGTGAAATTAGCTGACAGCGCGTTGCTGGGCGAATGGTTGTCGTCCCCCGCGATCAAGGCCTGGGCGGCGGTGCCGACTGCGATCGGCGGCGTGGATCTCCGCCCCTACCTCTTCGTCGCCAAGGACCGGAAGGACTATTTCGGCGCCGCTTCTGTGCTTGGCCATCTGGCCGGCGTGGTCGAGCAGCTCTTTGGCGGCAAGTTTGCAGTGCAGGGGCTGGAAACAGATCTCAAACGCCTGGCTTCGCCGGAAGCGGCGCAAATCTTTGAAGCCGTGCGCGGGCGCATCGTCGGGGGTGACAGCTTCGACACCGAACCGCCAGGTGCGGCAGGTCTGGCAGTTCTCGTGAGGGCTCATCCAACCCTGCAAAGCAGTCTACTCGACTTCCTTGACACTCTCCCACGAGATCGTCTCGGGCCATGGGTATGCAGCGGCTGGGAGAGTGTTCTGAAGGACGGCGATGCGACCCAGCGCTTCGACCGCCTTCTTCAGACCTGGGGTAAGGAAGGCGGAACGATGCTCAAGGCGACAGCGACCAACGTTCTTCGAGCTCGCCAGGGAGCGCGCTGATGGGCACCTCGAGTGCATTTGGCGGCCAGGGCGGCGGGACACCTCTCGTCCCAAGCTGGCTTGGCGATGACGGTGCGCCGCCTGCTGCGTCGGGCGGAGCTCTGGACGGTGCGCCAGCGGACGGTGCTGCACCAGCCGCCCCTATGGCACCACCGGTGCGCCCGCCCATACCGCCTGCGGCCGATCCCACGCGCTTCTCGGCAGCTCGCAACAATTTCTCGCGTTTCGCCAGCTCCGGCGGCAACGACCGTAGAAGCCTCGGCCGAGCAGTATCGCACTATGTGGGCTCATCCTCAGGCGGGGCGCGCACGGCCGCCGCAAGAATGGGATCAGCCCGTGGCGCAGGCAGCCGCTTGCTTGGCTTCCTGTCGGACGCCGTTACCCGCGGGGCGACCGAAGCCCTTCGGGCGCTGAATCTTGGTGCTCTCGCGGGTCGGCCGATCGAAGAAGTCTTTCTTGGTTTGGCGGACTATGTGTGTCCAGACGGTGGTTCGATCGACGAAGGCATCGCACGTGAAGCATTTATCGAGACGATCACCGATCTGGCCGGTGCGGGCATAACCGATCTCGACAGCCTCACGACCG
Coding sequences:
- a CDS encoding metallophosphoesterase; the protein is MRIALMSDLHCEFEKPGPRRDRHPDRGPSLSELKKQRPDVLVLAGDIEVGPRMALDYVSQVSEFLEIPIIYVAGNHEFYKGSLLEDIEELRLGAARHRDSGREVHFLEQEVAIISGTRFVGATLWTDYEILGADRATAAMSNAGECLNDHRLIALQGRTFRPIDALQIHETTRTWLEETLSHEFAGPTVVVTHHAPALGSIATAYKDDMISAAYVSDLSDIIEHYQPAAWLHGHTHFSFNYKIGRTVLACNPRGYPSRGSSRTQENGAFSSGFTINIATLEAQ
- the qatB gene encoding Qat anti-phage system associated protein QatB — protein: MAPPVRPPIPPAADPTRFSAARNNFSRFASSGGNDRRSLGRAVSHYVGSSSGGARTAAARMGSARGAGSRLLGFLSDAVTRGATEALRALNLGALAGRPIEEVFLGLADYVCPDGGSIDEGIAREAFIETITDLAGAGITDLDSLTTDQMQAVFELYATNAIEARLCNDIGAKTITLPSDSREAARVQAQLSDFIQRGVADALTNARATAAALTPNRVLQFVGRIYEQAFGILQSMGDAEAEGA
- the qatA gene encoding Qat anti-phage system ATPase QatA, with translation MILTDNETRVDLLNNEAIAATIIKLLRDRPDQPVTVGVHGDWGAGKSSVLEMIDAGFNGEAKVLCLKFNGWRFQGFEDAKIALIEGIVTGLIEKRPALTKTGEAVKDIFRRIDWLKVAKKAGGLAFTAFTGIPTPDQIQTIVGTLEGFLADPTKLASKGNLEATVEGVKGLLKPKGEGDSTNVPEEINAFRKAFDDLLDKAGVEQLVVLIDDLDRCLPDTAIETLEAVRLFVFTSRTAFVVAADEAMIEYAVRKHFPDLPDTTGPQTYARNYLEKLIQVPFRIPALGDTETRIYVTLLLVGSELGEDDVAFNALIKVARERLKRPWTSGALDAATVRATLGDKASRANNALALSDQIGPILASGTKGNPRQIKRFLNTLMLRQRTAEARGFGDDVKLPVLAKLMLAERFLPRLFDQIAAAAAAAADGKCPDLSTLETVATAKADPKPAVKLEKATAKGTDAAKLAPKLEAVKLADSALLGEWLSSPAIKAWAAVPTAIGGVDLRPYLFVAKDRKDYFGAASVLGHLAGVVEQLFGGKFAVQGLETDLKRLASPEAAQIFEAVRGRIVGGDSFDTEPPGAAGLAVLVRAHPTLQSSLLDFLDTLPRDRLGPWVCSGWESVLKDGDATQRFDRLLQTWGKEGGTMLKATATNVLRARQGAR